CTTTGAAAATCCCAAAACCAAACCTAAAGATATCGGTCCCAGGCCTAAATGACAACCGCAATCTGGGATTGATAGGTTACCAGTCAGCCAAATCCAGATATGGCACGGCGTTTACCACCGGTTCACTGGGGCCGTGTTCTTTATAGCGAAAATAACCTGCAGCGGCGATCATGGCGGCATTGTCGGTACAGAGATTGAGGCTCGGATAGTAGAGAGTCATCTGATATCGCTTGAGGGCTTCACTCATTGTCTCACGGAGGCGAGAATTGGCCGCTACGCCGCCGGATAGGGTTACATGGCGAATACCTTTCTCGCGCGCTGCCCGAACCGTTTTTTTGACCAGCACCTCGACTGCCGCCTCCTGGAACGAAGCGGCGATATCCGCTTTGTGTGCTTCGAACTCCTCAGAGTCGAGCTTTTCGAGGTAAAGCGCTACCGCTGTTTTCAGGCCGGAATAGCTGAACCTATAACCCGGTTCCGCTTTAAGCGCTCGGGGAAAACGAACATAATCTCGTTTCCCAGATTGAGCCAATTGGTCCAGTCGGGCGCCTCCCGGATAGCCGAGTCCCATCAATTTCGCGACTTTGTCAAACGCCTCACCGGCTGCGTCGTCTTTAGTGCGACCGAGTATTTCGTAATGGCCGAACGACTTCACTTCGACCAGCATGGTATGTCCCCCGGAAACGATCAAAGTCAGATGGTGGGAATCGAGGTCATGATGTTCGAGGATATTGGCCGCCAGATGTCCCTCGATGTGATGCACCGCTACGAACGGCTTACCGGTTGCCAGCGCCAATCCTTTGCCGAAACTGAGACCGACTAGAAGAGGACCAACCAGGCCGGGGCCGATAGTGCAGGCGATCAGTTCGATCCGATCGAGATCGACGCCCGCTTCTTCGAGGGCGCTTCGATATATCGGAACGATTGTCTTGAGATGGGCGCGGCTGGCGACCTCGGGCACTACACCGCCAAACTTGCTGTGAATAGTCTGCGAGAGTATAACGTTGGATAAAATCTCCCGCCCGGCGCGTACGACGGCGGCCGAAGTCTCATCACAGGAACTTTCTATGCCTAATGTGAGCATGTCAGTGTACGGTGACCTTGATGGAGTCTGTCGACTGCTCCTTGACGCGGACTATGGAGGGGCAATCGATCTTGACGCGGGCTTTGCCGCCTGGTGTCACTCGGGCGAAATCGGCCGATGCGACCAACGCGGAGGCATCGAGTGAATCGACCACCTCGGGTGGGCCGGTGATAGCAACCCGGAGCTGTTGAGGCGTGTATTCGATAGTGAATCCTTCGGGCTGATTGAACAACACAATCGGGACATTGTCAAAAACTCGCGTGCGAATCGGGACGACCTCGATATCGAGCTGTACCGAATCCGGATCGACTTTGACGCCGTATCCTTCCGGAGCCTGTAACGGCAGGGTCAGACTAAGGTTGTTGCGCAGACCGCTTAATTCACGGTGAACGGTATAGACGGTCGTGAAGGAATTCAAGAGTGAGCGCGGTCCGGTAACCTTTGCTTCGGTGGGTTGAGGCACGGATATCCCCTTGACGGCGAATCCATCGTCCGGGAGAGTGGTGACATCGACCGTAACAGGCAATGTGGTTTCACTGAGGCGGTCAATCGAAAGTTCGATTGAGGTGGGGAATACCACCGATTGCAACGAGACTTCCTCGTTGGCGCTGACCATACCGACATTGACCGGGCTAAGATTCAAAGTATGCCGACCGGCCGGCAAGGCTGAGGCGTTAATCCGTAATCCCTCGCGTCGCCAGCTACGACGAAGAAGCTGTTTGCCGCTGGCCGAGACGATTACCTCAAGCGAGTCCGGCGGACTTTTAGAAAGAGTCAGATCGGTATCGAGGACGATATCGGTGACGGCCAGTTGCACCTGATGGTGGTAATTCTTCTCGGTAGCGACATGAAACCAGAGCAGCAAACCCAGCAGAATAGCTGCGATCTTGATAGGGAGGTTGTCTAACAGACTACGCATCCAACTGATTTCCGTATCGAATTACCACTATAGTTATCGGGCTAAGTTTACATTGTCGAAAGTCCACAAGCAACCTTAATAACAGCGGCCTTCAATCGACTCGATCGGGATTGTTCCACCAGAAGCGGGTGAGTCCCCTGTCGGTTCCGATCCAGACAAAATCTCCATCCATGAGCAGGCTGTTGATATCATCGGTAGGGAGACCGTCGGAAGTAGTGAAACGTCGACTGGAGTGGTGTGGATCGGTGTAATAGATCATAGTCAAACCGCGCCAGGTACCGGCCATGACCACGACCTCGTTGACGGCTAATGCCTGGATTTCATCCAGGCCGTAGCTGGCGACCAGGAAATTATCGATGCTGCCGGTTTTTACGTTCAACCGCACCAAACCGTCTCGAGTAGCGAACCAGAGGTCATCGCCGAAATACTGAATCAGTCTGACCTGAGTGGATAAAAGCCGTTCCCGGTCGGCTGCTCGCTGGAGTTTGCCGGTACTCGGGAAATAACGAAAAGCGCCGTCGTCGGTTGCCAGCCAGACGGTAGTGTCGACTATTTCGAGATCATAGACCGGCAGATTGTTCAACTGCCCCGGACGCACTACCAGGAGTGATTCGGCATCAGGGACCAGGATATCGAGGCCTCGTTCGGTGCCGATGAACAATAAGCCATGATCGGTTGCCAGACTGAGGATATTGTTGTCGGAAAGGCCCGAAAGTGATGAATAACGGCGCTCCACCTGGCGATTATCACGATTCATCACCATCAGTCCGTATGAAGTTCCGAGGTAATAATAATCCTCAGAGGCAGTCAGACAGTTGATATCGGTTGCCGGAAAGGTATTGTCAAGACCGGATTCGATATGACTGAACGTCAGGCTGTCGGGATCGAACAGGGTTAATCCGGTGCGGGCATCGCTGAACAACTCGCCGCCGATCAGTAACTTGTTCTCGACCGGTATAATCGCATTGACTCGTTCCTGCAACAACCCGAACGGCAGCAACTCGATAACGTTGGCGCCCGTTCCGGCTACTGCTCCGCCGTAACCCCAGGTGCCGATCCACAATCGCCCGGAGCCGTCGTCCACGACATCGGTAAAGCTGTAGAACTGACCGTTGGGATCGATCAGGCGGCCTTCGGCATCATAATTATAGCCAAACGGCGGGTAGAGCAGCGGCAGGCTGGAAATATGTTTACTGTCGTTGTTCAAAGTCGGAAGCTGATCGATAGAATACCATTGTTCGAAAAACGGATCGTATTCAAAAAGTTCGTCGGAGGTGCGGGCATAGACATGTTCGTCGAACAGGCTGGTCCAGATTTCCTGAATGTCCTGATGATCGATACCCTCAGATCCGGTCAATGGGTCTTTCCAGACATCGAGAGATTTGTCGTAGTGGATGACGCCGTTGGTAGTGGCAAAATAAGTACTACTCATCGAGCAGGCAACCGAGCGAACGAAATTGAAGTTCGACCAGGTCACCATTTGTCCCTTTTCGTAGGCCGGAACTTCCGGGGTCAACAGTGTAATCAGGATTAACAGCGTCAGCAGAGGAGATATTGTTTGTCTCATTTGTTTTCTTGTCCCAGGGTGTCCAGCAACGTAGCGCAGATCAATGCCGTACCGTAGAACAGCGATCGCTCATCGGCCATGAATCGCGATGAGTGCCAGGGTTTGTCGGCTCCAATTTTCTTATTGCGTATTCCGAGCCTGAACATCGCGCCGGGGACGTGTTCCAGATACCTGGCAAAATCCTCGCCTCCCAGCACCAGTTCGGTGGTCTCCACGTCTTTTACCGAGAAGAGCTCCGCATAGTTTCGTTTCAGAAGGGTGTTAATCCGAGCGTCGTTGATCAGTATCGGGTATCGTCCCACGATATCCATTCTGACCTTTGCGCTATGTGCTCGGGCAATAGCCTCAACAGTGCGCTTGATCAATTTGGGGATTTTCTCGACCAGCTTAGGGTCGAGCGTTCGGGCCGTGCCGCACAGACGGATCTCTTCGGCAACGGTATTGCGAGCCCGGCCCCCTTCGATCTGACCGAAACCGATTGCCGCCGTCGAGAGCGGATCGATCTCACGTGAGACGATTTTCTGCAACGACTCGACTATCTCACAGGCGACCGGGAGAGCGTCGATACATTCGTGCGGGCGAGCCACATGACCGGTGCGGCCGGTAACCGTCAGGTCGAAATCGGTCACGGCAGCCATGGTCGGGCCGTCGCGAAGGCTGATTTTACCTACGTCGGTGCGCGGATCGTTGTGCAGGCCGAGGAGCATGGACACATTGTCCAGAGCACCTTCATTGATCATCTCAACTGCGCCGCCGGGAGGCATTTCTTCGGCCGGTTGAAAAAGAAACCGCACCGTACCGTGAAGATGCTCTCGCAATCCGACCATAACCGCGGCTACTCCCAGCACGACCGCCATGTGTATGTCATGACCACAGGCATGCATGCAGCCCTCGATTGCGGACGCGAACGGAAGGCCGGTTCTTTCGAACACCGGGAGGGCGTCGATATCGCTGCGAACCGCGATAATAGGTCCGGGATGTTTTCCCTTCAGTTCCGCCAATACACCGGTTGGCATTTTCAATCGACGTATTTTCAGACCGAACTTCTCCAACAACTCACGAATGTAGACAGTGGTGTTGGATTCCTCGCCGGAGAGTTCGGGGTGACGGTGCAGATGACGACGCCAATCAAGCTGATCGTTATAGATCTGCTCGACAAGACCTAAAATGTCGGGTTTCATACCGGTAGCATAGAATGGCTGCCGGAGGAGGTCAAGCTAATTCACCGGCCTTCTCTATTAGAGCACTCTCTTTTTCGAAGCGCCGTTTGTATTTGTTGGCAAAGAGATGAGCCAGGCGGAGCGGTTCCGGAAGACGGTAACCGCGCAGGTTACGAACGACGATATCGCGAGCCAGATTAAGATCGCAACGATAACCGGGTGAGATGAAAATCGGCTTGACTTTGTCCTTGGAACGATAAGCCAGTCCAACTTCACGATTACCGATGATAATCGGTTGACTGCCGCCCTTTATTTCAGGCACCGCTCGTACCCGCCCGGCCAGAAGTTTGCGGGCACAACCAATTGTCGGTTTGTCGAACGCCAGGCCGATATGTGAAGCCTGGCCGCAACCTCGGTCATGAGCAATACCGTGTCCATGGACGATGATCAGGTCGGGATCGTTCTGTAATTTGGCCAGCGCTTTGAGAATCACCGGGCCTTCACGGTAAAACAACAATCCCGGAAGATAGGGAAAGGTCATTTCGCCGTAATAATAATTGCGTTCGACTATCTCTATTTCAGGAAAACTGGTAACGACGACTGCGGCATAAAGCACTTCGCCGCCGTAACCGTAAGCAGTATCTACCGCTGCGATCAGGCGCGGTTCATCGTGGTCGGTTATGAATGTAAGTGATGAAGCCGCATCTGATTGAAGTCGCCGGGCTTCATCCTTGTCCTGAGGCCAGTCGAAAATACGCTTAAGTTCCAATGTTTGATCCGTATCCTAATATCGTCATTGGTTGCCGGTTGGTGGGAACGGTCTGTATACTGAGGCAACTCTTTCTCTGCATAGGCATGACCTTAGGTCGCTGCCTATGCCTATTCTCGGAAAAACCCCAAATAGGTTTAGTGCCGATGGTAATCAAGCAAAAAAAACCTATTGAGAGAGCTGATCTGCAAGACGCAATCGGAAACAACC
This is a stretch of genomic DNA from Candidatus Zixiibacteriota bacterium. It encodes these proteins:
- the tsaD gene encoding tRNA (adenosine(37)-N6)-threonylcarbamoyltransferase complex transferase subunit TsaD, whose translation is MLTLGIESSCDETSAAVVRAGREILSNVILSQTIHSKFGGVVPEVASRAHLKTIVPIYRSALEEAGVDLDRIELIACTIGPGLVGPLLVGLSFGKGLALATGKPFVAVHHIEGHLAANILEHHDLDSHHLTLIVSGGHTMLVEVKSFGHYEILGRTKDDAAGEAFDKVAKLMGLGYPGGARLDQLAQSGKRDYVRFPRALKAEPGYRFSYSGLKTAVALYLEKLDSEEFEAHKADIAASFQEAAVEVLVKKTVRAAREKGIRHVTLSGGVAANSRLRETMSEALKRYQMTLYYPSLNLCTDNAAMIAAAGYFRYKEHGPSEPVVNAVPYLDLADW
- a CDS encoding CdaR family protein, with translation MRSLLDNLPIKIAAILLGLLLWFHVATEKNYHHQVQLAVTDIVLDTDLTLSKSPPDSLEVIVSASGKQLLRRSWRREGLRINASALPAGRHTLNLSPVNVGMVSANEEVSLQSVVFPTSIELSIDRLSETTLPVTVDVTTLPDDGFAVKGISVPQPTEAKVTGPRSLLNSFTTVYTVHRELSGLRNNLSLTLPLQAPEGYGVKVDPDSVQLDIEVVPIRTRVFDNVPIVLFNQPEGFTIEYTPQQLRVAITGPPEVVDSLDASALVASADFARVTPGGKARVKIDCPSIVRVKEQSTDSIKVTVH
- a CDS encoding M20 family metallopeptidase — translated: MKPDILGLVEQIYNDQLDWRRHLHRHPELSGEESNTTVYIRELLEKFGLKIRRLKMPTGVLAELKGKHPGPIIAVRSDIDALPVFERTGLPFASAIEGCMHACGHDIHMAVVLGVAAVMVGLREHLHGTVRFLFQPAEEMPPGGAVEMINEGALDNVSMLLGLHNDPRTDVGKISLRDGPTMAAVTDFDLTVTGRTGHVARPHECIDALPVACEIVESLQKIVSREIDPLSTAAIGFGQIEGGRARNTVAEEIRLCGTARTLDPKLVEKIPKLIKRTVEAIARAHSAKVRMDIVGRYPILINDARINTLLKRNYAELFSVKDVETTELVLGGEDFARYLEHVPGAMFRLGIRNKKIGADKPWHSSRFMADERSLFYGTALICATLLDTLGQENK
- a CDS encoding endonuclease V, producing the protein MELKRIFDWPQDKDEARRLQSDAASSLTFITDHDEPRLIAAVDTAYGYGGEVLYAAVVVTSFPEIEIVERNYYYGEMTFPYLPGLLFYREGPVILKALAKLQNDPDLIIVHGHGIAHDRGCGQASHIGLAFDKPTIGCARKLLAGRVRAVPEIKGGSQPIIIGNREVGLAYRSKDKVKPIFISPGYRCDLNLARDIVVRNLRGYRLPEPLRLAHLFANKYKRRFEKESALIEKAGELA